The region AAGGGAGGGGAGATGATGTTCAAAGAGGAAGCCTgacagtgaaggagaggagCGATGATACCCTGAAATAAAGGAGCATGAGAGGGGGGGttggcagaggagaaaaaaatggttTTGTCAAATATCAGAGGTTGATAAAGAAACAATCAGATTTGTGagtgttattttactttttggtACTAATCACTTTTCCCACAATCTCAGGGTTCCAtctctctggcttctccagttGAGAATAACAAAGCTATTTGGTTTCTGAGTGCCAAGACTCTGATCTCTGCAGCTTTGTAAAGGTCCCAAGATAATGTAAATAACAATCTCGCCCCAGAGGGCCTCGACTCGGCTCATCACACTTTATGGTATTAGAATCCACACTCACCCACGCCTGACATCCATTACAGGATTGCTCTCCTTGTCTGTACTCGTACAACAAGCTGCTCTCTGAACCATTTCAGACAATCATTTTAGGAAGTATGAGCTCGGTCTCCACGCTGTACAACCCAATTACAGTCTTGTAACCGGGACGCATCACATTCATCATGTTCCTCACTATGACACTTACTACAAGTATGAAGGGCTATAAGTCGTTGTTCTACAGAGGTCAAACACTGACACCTGGTTTGTCGGTGACACACAACAGGGGTGGATGTGTATTTAGGGGCAGTTATCAGCAGCCACTTCACATTCAACAGTTAGTATTGACATCTGCAGGCCTAATGTTTGACAATGACTGatgagatgagtgtgtgtcagagtgaatCCCACAGGCTCCTTTCAATAACACACTCTCTGCCTCGCTCTCTGTGTCAGTCTAAATatagcagcatgtgtgtgtgtgtgtgagaactggACCACAGGATCTAAGGCTGGAGGCTCTCACATACAGTACTGGCATTTATTTACAAGTCACACCGTGGTACAATGGTTACTACAACAAAAAGAtggttcttggtttgaatcccagtttggccaggggtctgtctgtgtggagtttgtatgttATCCCTATGCCTGCATGGGTTTTCTCctggtactccagcttcctcccatcGACCAGAGACATTCAATTAGGGGTTTGATGAGAGACTTtaaaggtgtgaatgtgagcatgaatggttgtttgtcccTGTATGTCTTCCCTGTGATATGCTGTCCATAGTTCTGTCtgttgcccaatgtcagctgggattgggtGACCCTAACCATAAAGATACAGAACTGACGGAGCCTTCTGTCTGTACTTTGCATTAATTGCCTTCACATTATGTAAAAATCTTCTCCATCACATAGATTAAAAAGAGGGTTTGGATTTTACTTTAGAGTTAGCGAGGTTTAGGTTGACCACACGTCTGTTCAAGTGGTAGCAGGGTTTAAAGGTCACAGCATCATCACAGAGGCAGCTTTAATCCCTCTTTGGGGAACAGATATCAAATATATGATAAGTGAGGCTTTTATCCTCCTGGTTTCATGTTAGATAGTGTCCATGCAATGATGATCAACACACACGTGTCATCGGGGAGGCAGCAGGGGAGCGCACTGACGCGACTGACGGATGACAAGGCATAAATATGTAGCCTAAATAATTCAGCAACTTCACTGGTGGAGCTCCTCTTTCATCAGCCCACAGAGCCAGGCCTGCAAATCACAGGCTTATTTATGAGTCTGCAGTGCATCAGGAGGGTGTGaagctgcaaaagaaaaaacagaaaagaaacaaaagcctGATCTGAGAGTGGACTGGAGGAAGGAAGCGCGAGCAAGAGAAAAGACGGACAAAAGGCCAAAAGCACCTCCCTAAGAAAGAAACCGCAGCTCTGTGGCTGTCTGTGTTCCACTGCATCAGCATGGCAGACACGTCAACTCCTCTctagcactcacacacacactgtcacacacagacacagacacaaagacacatacacaaacctTGTACTTCTACTTCAGTGAGGACACTctttggcataatgcattccccttACGTTAACAATCACAACCAAATCCCAATTTTTAAATGGTCCCATTGCTAGTTGTATTAGTCCTTATTAGAACTTTGcagacttccattcattgtggacagcctaacccAAACCTTACCCCTACCCTGAACCACGATTCAGATCTTACTCCTGACCTTGACCAGAAGCTCAGAAATAAGGTTTCCTCATCAGGATTGGGGTTCAGTCCCCATGACgtccactggtcctgacaaagtcagtgtttatgctggaaaaggtccaACAGAGGTTCCAAAAAATagtgtacacacaaacacattcttgGGCCCCTATTTGCATAATTTATTCCCTGGCCCTGAATAATAAACCATCACAATTAAATATCTAATCCTGTCCTAAAGCTAATTCTAACAGTAAAagcaagtcttaaccctcaaaggTGAGCACCGACCAAAATGTCCTCCCTCTCCCAAAATGTCTCCACTTTAAACCGGTCCATAGAAATCTGTGGAGGTCTGCACAGCTACCTTCATCAGGACTTTGCACTGACGAACCCAATCTTCTCCCTAACCTTGACCAGGGAACTCAATACACACTTTACTCCAGGATCTCTGGAGTCAGGCTGTTCCTCACTAAGACCTGGGTTCGATCCCCTGAGATCCACTGGTCCTGACCACTGTTTATACTGGGTGAGGACCTGAAGGGAAGCAGAAATCAGTGTCCAGACACGGAGGCTCtgtatttaaactttaaaccagTGTTTCACTGGGAccagcagtgtgtttgtggtacaatgtgtgtgagtgtgagtctgGCACAGCCTTAAATTAttcattagaaaataaaagccCCTCCGGCGCGTTGTTTCCAGAACATTCTCACACTGAGGCCGCTCACACAACAACACGCTCCCTGACACAGGGACACAAAACAGTGACACAACAAACACGCGACGAGGgtaggaaaaaataaataagatgacGAGTCAGAGAGAAGCAGCCCGGCATTTTGTCACtgcaacacaatacacacacacacacgcacacaataaAAGGCTCCGCACAGCCCACCGATAAGACGCGTTGCTTACCGGGAGACACGACCCCTCTGTCGGTCAGCTCACAGCCGCGTGTCCGGAGCTGCTGCACGGGCAGGTGTGATGAGTGGAGGCGGTGGAAGGTGCGGGGACATGCGGGGGGAATGGAGTGAGactggtgtggatgtgtggaggGATGAAGAGGCAGTAGAGATgggaggagggatgaagaggaggaggaggggtgaagaggaggaggttaaaaacaacagaggttTCACCACCACACTACACTCACTGCTTTGTTCCCTGCATGGATTCTCTGGCTTCTGATTGGCCTGGTGAGCTTTAAACAGGAAGTTGAGAGGACAACATGGCTATGGATTCAATttgtcacacgcacacacaatatTAACTGAGCTTtattcattctgtctgtgcaatCCAATGGTTCATGTGCAATCTATTCTTTGTGTCCTCACACTAcacatattttcctgtttttgaactgtatatataatatccactcatatttttctatatttttttatattccttaCACTTGAGTACTTGTTACTTGCTGCTGTGATATtccaaatttccccattgtgggactaataaaggattatcttatatCTTATGTGATGCGTTCAATATGGAattcaatatttatataaataaatatgtatgtgCTGACTTGATAAAGAGTAAGAATCTTGTTGTATATCTTTACAAATACCAGTAACTCAAACTTAAACtattttttattcacattactGGAGCCAATGTAAATAAATGAGCTCTGAGACTTTATTTTACAACCCATTGGCATTTCTGTATCACAGAAAAGATAAtcagggaaggaaaaaaaacaaaccaacacataAATGTACATGGAAGCAGATACTTTCCACAGAGAGGGATACAAGAATGAAGTGGATGTGAACCTTCATTTGATTCACTTGTTGATTCAACATTTTGTTAGCAGGTACTGAGGAAGTAAAGGTCCACATGTGGACTAAAAGAATCAGATATAACCTCCCATGAGGTTTTGAATGAATTTCAGGTCAATCATATCCAACCATGTGACACAGTAATCTGGAGTACTTACATCAAGTGGTGATTTACAGTATAACATCAGTTGTCAGTTTTTCCTCCAATATTTCAAAACTTATATGCTGTTCcttcatttttaaagaaaaaacagaaaccttTTTGAAAATTCATGCAAAATCAGGACctttctgcaggagaaaaagtttaaataaataaacaattggAAAACATATGGTGTGTTTGACCTTGTAGAGGTTTGAGGATTGGTCGGGGGTGGAATAAGAATGGTGTCGGGGAAGAAGTGGGTAAATTCAAATATTCTTACATAGTATTAAAGCGTACCAGTACATTTGAATGTGAAGAAATACATATGATTCTTCTCTGTAACCTTTTGTAATAATGACAATATGCCCTGTGGTGGATGACAGCATTACTGTAACACTAAACATGGTCACACTATTAGACAATAATCAATCTGTGATCAATACATCCCACAAGTTATGCTCTTTCATCTTAATTCAGTCGTTAAGTCCAACTGCCTCATTCTTTTGTGTGCGACTTCCTACGTTTCCCAGGATACATTTCAAAAGCAGGAGAGACTGCTGTCATTAGGTGCAGCTTTGATTTAGGTCAAATTAGCTTGTGGACACAACAGTTCCTCCCTATAACCATTAGGTGGCAGGCTATCCCAGAAGTAATTGAGTGGATAAATGAATTGTGCAAAGACAAATTTCTGGAACAACAAGATCACTGCATGTACCGCttcacaaaacaataaaaggaCCCAGGCGCAAACTATAGCAGTGTTGTCGTATCTCAGTGAGGACTTTAAATAATACAGGAGCAGATTGAATCACAATGGTTGGCGAAAGCTGATTAGTTCCATGCAATGTGCAACGCAATTCTAACACAACAAGGTGACTGACTGCCATCCTCCAGCTGCAGAGTGAAGAGGCTTCCATGCTCAACTGACCTGTTTGTACAGCTGCAAAAACACTGGCAGTGGATTACATCACCAACCGGGTGAAAGCTTAGTGTGtcagagtgtatgtgtgtgtgtctctctaccCAGTTATCACTGTTTGGCTCTGAAACGTCGCCATGGTCCATGATCAACATCAGCTTGCCACTTAGTCTGAAGTAATTTACTCACATTTTAACTTTCCGAGGTATACCGACACATTACTTCAGTCCAAAGTGCGTGCTAATGCAGATGATGGAGCGCTCGTCAACGGTCTTCATCGCCCTTCATCCCGCACGATTCTCACCCCCCTGTTTTCCCCCTGATAATCCTCATCCTCCTTCACGCTGTCTCTCctcgctcctcttcctcagtgcTTTAGCGCCTTCATCCTGTTGAGGGCGGAGCCTGCCTGGAACCATTCGATCTGTGTCTCGTTGAAGCTGTGGTTGAGCTCAAAGGTCTCCTCGCTGCCGTCGCTGTGCTTTACTAGTGCGGTCAGGGGCTGAGAGGATGATAGGAGGTTTTAATTACAGATACTGTAAGTTTatttgtcaaataaaagttAGGAGAAGGACATTTATTAGAGCTGCTTTGCAATCTTACCGTTCCTGGAGTGAAGGTTTTGAGTCCCTTGATGGAGATCTTGTCGTCAGGGCGGATCTTGTCGTAGTCTGATGGGTTGCTGAAGGTCAATGGGAGAAGACCCTGCTTCTTCAGGTTAGTTTCTAGGAACGAGGGAGAAATGTTTGTTAATTGAGAGACTGAAAGGGGTAAGATGTCTTTGTGTGGAACACTCAAGTAAAATATTTCAACTCGCTGGACATCGCCAAATCAAACGAACACCCAGCATCCACTGGAGCTCAGTACCATGAATTCTGGCAAAGCTCTTGACGATGATGGCTCTCCCTCCCAGATGCCTGGGCTCCAGAGCTGCATGCTCCCTGCTGGAGCCCTCGCCGTAGTTGTCATCTCCGACCACAACCCAAGACAAAGTGTTGGCCTGAGCACGacaggaaggaaagagaaggagtCAGAAGCAATGACTTTGGCAATTGTGTTCTCATGTACAGCAACAGAAAaagatttcaggaaaatgtccagacttcagcaCATGTTGCATGTGACTGATGCATTGGgtttgcattatgggaaatgtatgTAGGTTTTAGTAAACTTGTAGTTTTTCCAGACAAGCCTTGGGTTTTAGAAACTTGTTTTCAAATTTAAGTTTTAGCATTGTTAGAGGGCTTATTTTGTCTTAAAGGGTAAATGATTCAATGGATTCCCATTTCCAACCCtttgaattcaaatttaaaatccCAACAGAAGACTTGAGGAAGCTAATGGCACCCAAAAGCTTTCCCCTCTGCGATCCTCACCTTGTAGTGACGGGCAACATCAGGGACTCCTCCATACTCTCCTGTCATGTGGTTTTTAATCTTGTTGATGGCATTGTTCTCGCTGTTAACTGCCCCAATCAGCATGTTGTTGGAAATGTTGTCCAGGTGACCGCGGAACTTCAGCCATGGTCCGGCGGCGCTGATGTGATCTGTGGTGCACTTTCCCTTCACCTGCAAAGAGGTCGCAAAGAACAGTGTGACGTGTTAATTCTCcctgcagcagcaaagaaaacGTTTGGGTTAAACTACACACTGACATAATTTCAAAGCCCTGACCTTGATGAGGACCTGCAAGTCCTCCAGGTCGCCGCCGCTCCATTTGTCGAAGGGCTCAAGCAGCTGTAGCCGGTTGCTCTGAGGGCTGACGTCCACTTTGATGCTGCTGCCATCAGGAGGTGGGTGCTGGTAGGTGTCCTGGCCTGGGTCAAAGTCCTTGGCCGGGAGTTCATCTCCATTGGGGGGTTCAAGCTTGAACTTCTCACCGTTTGGGGCAGTAAGGTAGTCTGTCTCTGGGTTGAAGTTTAATGTGCCAGCAATGGCAAGGGCGGTGACGATCTGAGGAAAAAGGGGAAATAAAAGGACATTGAGCTTCAAAAAGTAACCATGTGCTTAAAACCAGGAGGTGTGAAATATCTTGTAATGTGGGTAATTTTACCTCCGGGGAGGTGACAAAGGCATGTGTTGCAGGGTTGGCATCGTTCCTGGCAGTGAAGTTTCTGTTGAAGGAGGTGACGATCGTGTTCGCCTCTCCCTTTTTCACATCACGTCTGAACACAAGCACACGTAATATGTTAACACTTATGTAGTCTTATAACGTCTACTTTACAAATAATGGCCTCACTTACCTGTCCCATTGTCCAATGCAGGGCCCACATGCGTTTGCCAGGACCACACCACCAACATCTCTAAGGACCTTTGactacaggaagaaaaaaacattcattcaaGCGTACATCACTTTACTGTGGTTTAAATCATTACTATGGAGGAGGTACAGCTTCCTGCTTTTTGTCTGCTTGCACTCACATATCCATCTCTCTCGATGGTGGCACGGATCTGCTCGGAGCCGGGGGTGACTGTGAACTGAGCTTTGCACTTCAGGCCTTTATCCAAAGCCTGCTTGGCCACAGAAGCAGCGCGGCCCATGTCCTCATAGCTGGAGTTGGTACAGCTGCCGATCAGACCTAAAAATGAAAGGATTCAAAAAGAGAATTAAAGAAGtaatacacacagaaaaaaaattcagtttttgtCACTAATTTAATGAATAGCAgaagtataaataaagttgtacaGTGTATTCCTCCCTCGTCAGTTCTTACCAACTTTGACCTCCAGTGGCCAGCCGCTCTTCTCAGCTACAGAACCCACTTCAGACACTGGGTGAGCCAGATCAGGGGTGAATGGTCCATTGATGTGAGGCTTCAGCTAGAGAATGAAAAAGCGGGGACACAGTTATTCTCACTgttgcctctgccaaccagttaAGTTGCATTTACGTCAATATCTGTACAAATAAGATTCCAGTTATTGCTGTTTTATAGATTTCAGAATAgatgaaaaacttttttttgttgtctggTTTGCACTcagtaataaaaacattgtctCATACAAATCAAACTGTAAATTTCTCTGGAAAGTTTTCCATCTGGGTTTCACCTCTTAAAACACCAAAGTGGTGTTAAATGATCCCTGGCCAGAGAcctttgtttcatgtcacccccCCTCAATGCACTTCCTGTTATTCTCCACTTTGAACTGTCCAATGAAGGGCAAAAATGCCAGAAGATAATctttaaacagaaaatgatgGAAAGAAGAACAGACCTCATCCAGATTGAGCTCAATGAGCTGATCGTACTCGCAACCTTCGTCTGGTACCAACAAGTCTGAGTATTCATCAGCCATGGAGGCGATCTCTGAGAAGAAGCAAGAGGACAGAGATAAAAGTCAAGACACACCAAGACCAAACGTACATTTATTACAAGCTAGCCTTCCACAACAATGTACAACTCTATACAAAGAGAGTATTATTACTCACTAATATCCTCTCTGATGTCCTCTTTCTGCACTTCTTTGAATtgactgattttctttttttaatgtttcatcaACTAAGTCAAAATTTTCCTGGTTAAATTCATTTCATggtccaagtttttttttcatgagcaAAATGATTGATTCCAGGCCTTTCTAAAAATGATCGCACTGATACGTAAATTGTGAACATACGTCCACGTCCAGTCTTCTCCAAGTAGGTCCTCATGCGGTGGTTGTAGGGGAATACTGAGGTTGTGGCTCCAATTTCTGCTCCCATGTTGCAAATGGTGGCCATTCCTGCAAACAAAAGATCTGTCAGACTGTATTCTCTCCACACATTGGCTCTGATAATGGATTCATTCATAAGAAAAATAGCAGCAAAATTTAAAAAGGGCCGTGAAGTCAGATGTTTTCACTGACCAGTGCAGGAAATGGAGTCGACTCCTGGTCCGTGATATTCCACGATGGCTCCAGTGCCTCCCTTCACTGTCAGGATGCCAGCCACCTTCAAGATGACATCCTTGGGGGACGTCCAGCCTGAGAGTGTTCCTGTCAGCTTCACTCCAATGACCTTAGAGGAAGATATCGATGGGTAAATTGTAGGTAAGAAATgaagagaaagcaaaaaaaCCAGCCGTGGTTACTGAGCGAGGTTACTAAATGCTGTATTCTGCTCACATTGGGGCACTTGAGCTCCCATGGAATTCCTGCCATCACATCCACAGCATCAGCTCCTCCAACTCCAATGCAGATGGCACCAAGTCCACCACCGTTTGGTGTGTGGGAATCTGTGCCGATGAGCATCACTCCTGGGTAGGCGTAGTTCTCTAGGATAATCTGTTTAGACATTTATAAAATGATTGTTAGCATAATTAGACCACTGTAATTATAGTGGTGGCAAAAATGACCACATTCAGACCAAAACTGCATTCAAACTTTAAGTAATAAGACCTGATGAATGATTCCAGATCCTGGTTTCCAGAAACCCACTCCATATTTTGCCCCAGCACTGGACAGGAAGTTGTACACCTCATGGTTGACTTCctaggatgaggatgatgacagTTGCTCAGTTCACAAGAATTCattgttcaaaataaaaataactaccATGACCAAACAGAACCCCTCACCTTTGCCCTGGCCAGATCCTTTTCCCCTCCGATCTGGGCCTCTATCAAGTGATCACAGTGGATGGTGGAGGGCACGGCCACTTGTGGCAGACCACTGCTGATGAACTGGAGCATCGCCATCTGGGCCGTGGCGTCCTGCATGGCCACGCGGTCGGGACGCAGCCGCAGGTAAGTGCGACCACGATCGATATCCTGGTTGTGGGGGTCATCAAGGTGGCCATAAACGATCTTCTCTGACAATGTGAGCGGCCGATTGAGTCTGGAACATAAAGACAAATGTAATTCATAACAGGACGCTATAATGTTTAAACTGAGAATATAGGTATTAATAAACTATGAAAAAAAGTTGTGAGGTTAGGCAGATACAACATTCTGGCATTTTTATACAtcgaaataaataaataaatttaacaTTCAGGGTTTcctcttctgttgttttaatcTTACACTAAAACGAAATTACTACGTGCGACTGTTTCACCCCTGATCACTTTATCGTGTCTTTCTATAATCACTGGTTTATGCCAGTCTAAACTTCAGCTGTAATCACAGGGAAGAGAAGGCAGAAAGCAGTGATCTGCAGAGACAACACAGTACCACGTCTCCACCTGCCTACACACTCACCCCAAACAACTACCATTTGAAATGGCTTTATGCTGATTCAAGCAGCGTGAGGCTGGCACATTGAGGCACCAGCTACAGCCACGATTAAAAAACTGTGgtaaaagtcaaacaaacattggagttcagacatgcacacagacagggGAGCATTGGAGGACACGGTGATATGAGTCTGTGTCCTTGTATCCATTAGGAGGGTTACACTAACCTTTTTCTAACAATGTCAATGTTAGACTGGAGCTTCTCGTAGTTGACGAAAGAAGTGGGCTCAAACCGGCTCATAGACACATTGGCCTTGGCTCTGTAAGCGGCTGATACATGCAGGCGTCGTGCACCGTGGCCCAGGGCCACCTGGAgacaacaacagaaataaacaagcaTGAGCATAATCACAGAGCTGTGGACAAACCCAGACAAACACTCTCAGCACTTTTTTCAATCCCCTAACAAACAGAGCATGTCATTTTTTGCAttggttctttgtttttttaaactaaaagtGCAgacaacaaaaataagaaataaaaacaacttttggGACGATAGTTTGTAAATGAAATTACTTGCAGCGTAGGCTCAAGTGTCATATGTCAGAGCATCCCAGGTGAACCAGAAACCACCCTAAGGTCAACCACTAACACATTCCCACTCTGTGGAAATACTGGCTCCAGTTCCCCTGACCACTCCTGCTCCTGCAGTCTTTTCTGTCATACACGTTAGAGAAGTTATGGGCAGGGCACATAAAAGAAACTCCACTCTGAAATACTATGATCTAATGTATGATTATATAAGTAAGTTATTGGCAGATGAGAGCAAGACTGTTcagaaaatgttcttgaaaCAATAAAGTTTCCAGAAGAAGACACAAGAGAAGAACGTGTCAAACAGCTGAGGGGGTCGTACAACCAGATAATCTGTGGGAAAGAATTGACAGCGAGCAGCTGAACCTACAGTCATCCAGCTGTCAATTTAAGAAGCCAAATAAGAACTTCATACATGGATTAGAAACCTCATTATAGGTTCAGATAATAATCACAGAACAAATAAGGGGTTCCCACTGAGGCGGATTGTTGGTGTAAATGTACTATTGCAAAAATCATACATATAAAGAAGTTCATATCGATAGCTGTCACAATAGATGTCACTGATTTtggctcctgagtgaaggtcgTGATCTTAACCTCTTCTTTaggagcagagaatgacaaacacttgacaaacagcaaaacattgaATAAATCTGAGGTCTATGAATTATATGttaaacctcctcactgtgctcacaCGATGTTCAGGAATCATACAGATATTCGACTTTAGTTATCTTGCTATTGGTGACAATTACATTGCAATAAGTATCCGTATTGTCTTATTACCCAGCCTGACCTTTCAGCTGTCCTTCTGTGCACTGGTTTATATTACAGATCTATTACTGGCCCCTCAACAACACTTAACGACGAGAGTTAATGTTATTACTCATTCATTAACCACTAGCCCACGTGTGATTTGTTTTAATCCATAGAAAGATTTTCATTCTAGATATTGGAGGAGGTTgttctgcttctcctccaccaccaaGCCTGAGAGGAAACCCACCGTGACCTCCAATACAAAAACAATCAGAGGTCACTTTGGCTTCAGATATTAAAGGTTTGGACATCAGATGCTCAGCTATCATTAATTAGCTGTTGCTTGTTTGAATGTCTCACTGCTGGAGGACACTCAGCCTCTCCTCAGCGGCAGAATGAAGGAaatgtctcttttcttttgccaGCCTCACACATGAAGCATGAAGACAGTGTTGGCTGTGATGATCGTGATGATTTCACTGAAATCATGTCTACGTGTTGCCCACAGCTCGTCTCTGAGGCTGCTGGCCGCTCTAACCTTGTGGTTAACCTTGCTGCACAACACCACCCTGCTGGAGTCAAACAGCACAGGCCTGGTTCGTGGACACGCGGGGGGTATAGATAACGGCTCCTTGTTGAAGGAGAGGTCCGCAGTGGTGGTTTTCGCCGGTGACAGACGAGCTGTTGCGCAGTGGATCCTCCACGATGACACGATGACCTGCTCCGCTAGCCGGTGACCGCTCCAGCGCTTTTTATTTCGGTGTTTGACACTCACAGTCCCCCGGCGGGGTCACAGACACATTACTGCACAACACGGTGGAGTAGAGAAGCAGGTGACATCTTTACCTGGGCCGTAAATATCTCAGAAAGAGTCTTACCTGCAGCCTGGAGACGGTCAGACAGTAGGTTGCCATTTTGTTCACTGACAAAGATGTGCCGGTCATAAGTGACGTCACGCCTATTTAAATCGCGGCCCCGCAGGTCCTTCAAGGACTAAATACTTTTCCttcattttaaatctcattCAAATTGTTttgcaaaacacatttaagcTTATAATTCGTAATATTACTTAAATTTATTTTCTACGTCCAAGTTATATGAATTAGAAAATTACGTGGAGGcgaaatgattttaaaatgtatttgatttctATAAAGCTGAAAGGATAAGAATGATTCCTATTTTACGtctactttttttaaatagataaaactaaatatttaatgtaACACTGTTACAGTTGTGAACAAAAATCAATCATTTAACTAAATTTTggtgaaatgcaaaaaaagattttttttaaatgtattcgaTGATACGCGTGTCTGCGCTGTCTGCTTGGAGACGCCAGGTGGCGGTAGTCTACTTCCTCCAACAAGTGTACAGGTCAAAGGTAGAAGtagtagaagaagaagcagaaacagCGGCGCTTTCCTTACGTTAGCTACAAAATGGCTAAACATCATCCAGATCTGATCTTTTGCAGAAAACAGGCCGGTGTTGGTAGGTGTTGACCTGTCCGGTCTTAAATGTCATCTTacagctttgttttttcagtttcccGAAGTACTTAACCGCTGCGCAGCCGTGTATTTAAACAAAGTTAGCTTACATGCTAACAATCCCAGCATGTATTCCATTGAAAGTACATTAGCCGATGGTGCTAGCCTGGAAATGTCGACAGCTATCAGTCGCTTATGTTGACGAGAGTTGTTTCATGTCATCGTATTTGATAATGAGTTTTATTACAAGCAGAAGGAAGAAGTTGTAGTTTTTACTCGAGTGTAGAAACACTGTAAGGATTCTCATTTACTCACACACTGACT is a window of Paralichthys olivaceus isolate ysfri-2021 chromosome 21, ASM2471397v2, whole genome shotgun sequence DNA encoding:
- the aco2 gene encoding aconitate hydratase, mitochondrial codes for the protein MTGTSLSVNKMATYCLTVSRLQVALGHGARRLHVSAAYRAKANVSMSRFEPTSFVNYEKLQSNIDIVRKRLNRPLTLSEKIVYGHLDDPHNQDIDRGRTYLRLRPDRVAMQDATAQMAMLQFISSGLPQVAVPSTIHCDHLIEAQIGGEKDLARAKEVNHEVYNFLSSAGAKYGVGFWKPGSGIIHQIILENYAYPGVMLIGTDSHTPNGGGLGAICIGVGGADAVDVMAGIPWELKCPNVIGVKLTGTLSGWTSPKDVILKVAGILTVKGGTGAIVEYHGPGVDSISCTGMATICNMGAEIGATTSVFPYNHRMRTYLEKTGRGQIASMADEYSDLLVPDEGCEYDQLIELNLDELKPHINGPFTPDLAHPVSEVGSVAEKSGWPLEVKVGLIGSCTNSSYEDMGRAASVAKQALDKGLKCKAQFTVTPGSEQIRATIERDGYSKVLRDVGGVVLANACGPCIGQWDRRDVKKGEANTIVTSFNRNFTARNDANPATHAFVTSPEIVTALAIAGTLNFNPETDYLTAPNGEKFKLEPPNGDELPAKDFDPGQDTYQHPPPDGSSIKVDVSPQSNRLQLLEPFDKWSGGDLEDLQVLIKVKGKCTTDHISAAGPWLKFRGHLDNISNNMLIGAVNSENNAINKIKNHMTGEYGGVPDVARHYKANTLSWVVVGDDNYGEGSSREHAALEPRHLGGRAIIVKSFARIHETNLKKQGLLPLTFSNPSDYDKIRPDDKISIKGLKTFTPGTPLTALVKHSDGSEETFELNHSFNETQIEWFQAGSALNRMKALKH